The following are encoded in a window of Thermoanaerobacter ethanolicus JW 200 genomic DNA:
- a CDS encoding TrmH family RNA methyltransferase: protein MLITSENNDLIKKIKKLKDKKGRYEEGLFFVEGTTSVLEALKSDFEIEYIVMGEGVKIDIPKGDFEIAHTTERIFKKLSDTVTPQMVMAIIKIPKYEENTYIKEKGVYVIADNIQDPGNLGTIIRTADAFGVSAIFTINNCVDIFNPKVLRASMGSIFHIPVIATTSQILLKLKRRGIKVFATHLKAQKLVHECNISDKIAFVLGNEAKGVSVVDLVDDFVKIPMTGEAESLNVSIAASIFLYESQRQRLIKNN from the coding sequence ATGTTAATTACGAGTGAAAACAATGACCTTATAAAAAAAATAAAAAAGCTAAAAGACAAAAAGGGCCGATACGAAGAAGGACTGTTTTTTGTAGAGGGTACTACAAGTGTATTGGAGGCTTTAAAAAGTGACTTTGAAATAGAGTACATAGTTATGGGGGAAGGGGTTAAAATAGATATTCCCAAAGGTGATTTTGAAATTGCACATACTACTGAAAGAATCTTTAAGAAACTAAGTGATACAGTAACTCCACAAATGGTGATGGCGATTATAAAAATACCAAAATATGAAGAAAATACGTATATAAAAGAAAAGGGTGTATATGTTATAGCAGACAATATTCAAGACCCAGGAAATTTAGGTACTATAATACGTACGGCTGATGCGTTTGGGGTTAGTGCTATTTTTACTATAAACAACTGTGTGGATATTTTTAATCCAAAGGTTTTAAGAGCCTCTATGGGTTCTATTTTTCACATTCCTGTCATAGCTACTACTTCACAAATTTTGTTAAAACTTAAGCGAAGAGGAATAAAAGTTTTTGCAACTCACTTAAAAGCTCAAAAATTAGTTCATGAATGCAATATTTCGGATAAAATAGCTTTTGTTTTGGGAAATGAAGCAAAAGGTGTCAGTGTTGTAGATCTGGTTGATGACTTTGTGAAAATACCTATGACAGGGGAGGCAGAGTCTTTAAATGTTTCAATCGCTGCTAGTATATTTTTATACGAATCTCAAAGGCAGAGGTTGATAAAAAATAATTAG
- the rplT gene encoding 50S ribosomal protein L20: MARVKFGKVTRRRRKKILKLAKGYFGAKSKLFRVANQAVMKSLMYAYIGRKLRKRDFRKLWITRINAAARAHGISYSRFINGLKKAGIEINRKMLSEMAINDEKAFAELVNIAKQQLNA, from the coding sequence ATGGCTAGAGTAAAATTTGGGAAAGTGACGAGGAGAAGACGCAAGAAAATATTGAAGCTTGCAAAAGGTTATTTTGGAGCTAAGAGCAAGCTTTTTAGAGTTGCCAATCAAGCAGTAATGAAATCTTTAATGTATGCTTATATTGGCAGAAAATTAAGAAAGAGAGATTTTAGAAAGCTTTGGATAACAAGAATAAATGCTGCTGCAAGAGCCCACGGAATTTCCTACAGCAGGTTTATAAATGGGCTTAAAAAGGCTGGAATAGAAATTAACAGGAAGATGCTTTCAGAAATGGCGATAAACGACGAAAAAGCCTTTGCAGAATTAGTAAATATAGCTAAGCAGCAGTTAAACGCATAA